Proteins found in one Arthrobacter pascens genomic segment:
- a CDS encoding MFS transporter, giving the protein MRLRLLVISLLTVSFLGALDHTVVSTSLATIAGQLGALTLMSWVVVGYTLASTVLLPVLGKLGDVLGARRIFIGSLVMFLAASLACGFATDMTWLIAARVLQGMSSAGLQLMSQTIIARVTTQRERPHYMAIIGAAFPIAILVGPVLGGAITDYWGWQWVFWINIPVGAAALALALIAVPHLEPGPAPRHFDVAGAAVFTTALVALVLAVTWAAERSAGPPTAAALAVSIVGFVAFFFIERRAPEPIVPLHFFANRTIAAGTALSAIIGVGLFSITAYLPTYFQMAYQTTATVSGLVPIATVFGMLVSNLLTGWLASRTGRYRIFPILGTSLGAAGLFVMAGLPAGLPLWVPMIVMGVVGMGTGAFMSLIVAVVQGAAPASQTGTITATINLVRQVGSTVATAIIGGVIGFGVAALLPAGLDASTLTPQLVHGAAPAVQAGVAQIYSSVFTPIFIALAATYAVGIVAAVLLPHGRLSDEPVPAAHSTSESLSA; this is encoded by the coding sequence TTGAGACTCCGTCTCCTTGTTATCTCCCTGCTCACGGTCTCCTTCCTCGGTGCCCTGGACCACACAGTGGTATCCACGTCGCTGGCCACTATCGCCGGTCAGCTGGGCGCGCTGACCCTGATGAGCTGGGTTGTTGTGGGATACACCCTCGCAAGCACCGTGCTGCTGCCGGTCCTTGGCAAACTCGGTGATGTACTGGGAGCCCGGCGGATCTTCATCGGTTCGCTGGTGATGTTCCTCGCCGCTTCCCTGGCCTGCGGTTTCGCGACGGACATGACGTGGCTCATTGCCGCGCGCGTCCTGCAGGGGATGAGCTCCGCCGGCCTGCAGCTGATGTCCCAGACCATCATTGCCCGCGTCACCACCCAGCGTGAACGTCCCCACTACATGGCCATCATCGGCGCAGCTTTCCCCATCGCCATCCTGGTGGGCCCGGTCCTCGGTGGCGCCATCACTGATTACTGGGGATGGCAGTGGGTCTTCTGGATCAATATCCCAGTGGGCGCGGCCGCCCTGGCCCTCGCGCTGATTGCCGTTCCGCACCTGGAACCAGGCCCTGCCCCCCGCCACTTTGACGTTGCCGGGGCCGCAGTTTTCACCACCGCCCTGGTGGCACTCGTGCTCGCCGTCACCTGGGCTGCGGAACGCAGCGCAGGCCCCCCCACCGCTGCTGCGCTCGCGGTCAGCATCGTGGGCTTTGTGGCGTTCTTCTTTATCGAGCGCCGCGCACCCGAGCCCATTGTGCCGCTCCACTTCTTCGCCAACCGGACCATTGCGGCGGGCACTGCGCTCTCGGCGATTATCGGCGTCGGCCTCTTCTCCATCACCGCGTACCTCCCCACCTACTTCCAGATGGCCTACCAGACCACGGCCACCGTTTCCGGGCTCGTTCCCATCGCCACCGTGTTTGGCATGCTGGTCAGCAACCTGCTCACCGGATGGCTGGCGAGCCGAACGGGCCGGTACCGGATCTTCCCGATCCTGGGGACCTCGCTGGGTGCCGCCGGGCTGTTCGTCATGGCCGGGCTGCCCGCCGGGCTTCCGCTGTGGGTGCCCATGATTGTGATGGGTGTGGTGGGAATGGGCACTGGTGCTTTCATGAGCCTCATCGTGGCAGTAGTCCAGGGAGCCGCTCCGGCAAGCCAGACAGGCACCATCACCGCAACCATCAACCTGGTGCGGCAGGTGGGGTCAACAGTGGCGACGGCCATCATCGGGGGAGTCATCGGCTTCGGTGTGGCGGCCCTCCTGCCGGCGGGCCTTGATGCCTCAACGCTGACCCCACAGTTGGTCCACGGGGCTGCACCGGCAGTCCAGGCCGGCGTGGCGCAGATCTACAGCTCAGTCTTCACCCCCATCTTCATCGCCCTGGCGGCCACCTACGCGGTGGGAATTGTCGCAGCTGTCCTGCTTCCGCATGGACGCCTTTCCGACGAACCCGTTCCCGCTGCCCACTCAACTTCCGAATCCCTTTCGGCCTGA
- a CDS encoding Gfo/Idh/MocA family protein gives MPWNVGILGAGPGVAALHLPVLGRLGELYRVTHIADAGSGRARALAERLGARWSEGEADLLADAAVEVVAVCSPPAEHARQILAAVAAGNRAIFCEKPLATSREEAEEVISACREAGAILLVGTNHLFDGAWGRAKHHLVALEGRVQAISVTLALPPNDRYHRLVAEGGPFQSARRGRPDLASPTVAADVLRRLLTGLAIHDLPAVRDIAPGIDEVVYARIAPPVGYLVGYRAGDVLVQLALTMLAQGPEALWRLSIATSHDRIEVNFPPAFVHAGSAATRVRSVDGLWTEYPRDPEDGYVAEWRLLASLLEGAAPVEYDETLADAHYAIDLADAAAAKILEGVPQ, from the coding sequence ATGCCTTGGAACGTAGGAATTCTTGGAGCCGGGCCGGGCGTGGCCGCGCTTCATCTTCCGGTGCTTGGACGCTTGGGGGAGCTGTACAGGGTGACCCACATTGCCGACGCGGGAAGCGGGCGCGCCCGAGCCCTGGCAGAGCGGCTTGGCGCCCGGTGGTCTGAAGGGGAGGCGGACCTGCTTGCGGACGCGGCGGTGGAGGTGGTGGCGGTGTGCAGCCCGCCCGCTGAACATGCCCGCCAGATCCTGGCGGCAGTGGCTGCCGGCAACCGCGCCATCTTCTGCGAGAAACCGCTGGCCACCAGCAGGGAGGAAGCTGAGGAAGTTATCTCTGCCTGCCGGGAGGCCGGCGCCATCCTCTTGGTGGGAACCAACCACCTGTTTGATGGAGCATGGGGGCGCGCAAAACATCACCTTGTCGCCCTCGAAGGACGGGTGCAGGCCATCTCAGTGACGCTGGCGCTTCCGCCGAACGACAGGTACCACCGGCTGGTTGCCGAGGGCGGTCCTTTCCAGTCGGCCCGGCGGGGACGTCCTGACCTCGCCAGTCCTACAGTCGCCGCCGACGTCCTGAGGCGGCTGCTGACCGGTCTCGCGATCCATGATCTTCCTGCCGTTAGGGACATAGCGCCGGGCATCGACGAAGTGGTTTACGCGCGGATCGCTCCGCCGGTCGGCTACCTGGTGGGCTACCGGGCAGGCGACGTACTGGTCCAGTTGGCACTCACCATGCTTGCGCAGGGGCCGGAGGCCCTCTGGCGTTTGAGCATCGCCACCTCCCACGACCGTATCGAGGTCAACTTTCCCCCCGCCTTCGTGCATGCCGGAAGCGCGGCCACCCGCGTGCGGAGCGTGGACGGACTGTGGACAGAATATCCGCGGGATCCCGAAGACGGCTATGTGGCGGAGTGGCGCCTGCTTGCGTCACTCCTTGAGGGAGCGGCTCCGGTGGAGTACGACGAGACGCTGGCGGACGCGCACTATGCAATCGACCTCGCCGACGCAGCAGCCGCGAAAATCCTCGAAGGAGTGCCGCAATGA
- a CDS encoding ROK family protein has product MTTESTLRFGAQTDEVTSLLRIVNLVRTGEASTRPEIGKVTGLGRGVVSQRVDQAIEIGFLGDGEFGASSGGRAPRTLRFRAEQGRIIICALGAAHVHVGFTALDGDIQGHAHRPWDIAQGPVKTLDMVMALVDDMLKNHPDVPVWGVVVGLPGPVDFASGQPVAPPIMPGWNGFDVRTPFEERFNAPVWVDNDVNLLALGERARRRDSLADLIYCKIGSGIGAGLLSQGRIHRGANGSAGDIGHVRVSDSDAQCRCGKIGCLEAVAGGWALVRDAEEAINGGASSSLATRANKGTLSMEDITLAAQAGDALAITLVQKSARVAGETISALVNMFNPGVIVIGGAMGSAGEVFLAEVRQRVYELSLPLATRDLTITLSVNDPREPLRGGAELAREQLFDITFPRWFADGRPSPERAAVPA; this is encoded by the coding sequence ATGACGACAGAGTCCACACTCCGCTTCGGAGCCCAGACGGATGAAGTGACGAGCCTCCTCAGGATCGTCAACCTGGTGCGCACCGGTGAGGCGAGCACCCGCCCTGAAATCGGCAAGGTGACCGGCCTGGGCCGCGGTGTTGTCAGTCAGCGTGTGGACCAGGCCATCGAGATCGGCTTCCTCGGCGACGGCGAGTTCGGCGCCTCCTCCGGTGGACGTGCACCGCGGACGCTCCGCTTTAGGGCCGAACAGGGACGGATCATCATCTGTGCACTGGGAGCCGCCCACGTGCACGTCGGCTTCACCGCACTTGACGGCGACATCCAGGGTCATGCCCATCGCCCCTGGGATATCGCCCAGGGTCCGGTGAAAACCCTCGACATGGTGATGGCCCTCGTCGACGACATGCTCAAGAATCACCCCGACGTCCCCGTCTGGGGCGTAGTGGTTGGTCTTCCCGGGCCGGTCGACTTCGCCTCGGGACAGCCCGTAGCGCCTCCGATCATGCCTGGGTGGAACGGGTTCGATGTTCGCACACCCTTTGAGGAGCGCTTCAACGCGCCCGTCTGGGTGGATAACGACGTCAACCTGCTTGCCCTCGGTGAACGGGCCCGCCGTCGCGACTCCCTTGCGGACCTCATCTACTGCAAGATCGGTTCGGGAATTGGCGCTGGCCTCCTGTCCCAGGGCAGGATCCACCGTGGCGCCAATGGCTCCGCCGGTGACATCGGCCACGTCCGCGTTTCGGACTCCGATGCCCAGTGCCGCTGCGGCAAGATCGGCTGCCTGGAAGCGGTGGCAGGCGGTTGGGCCCTCGTCCGGGACGCCGAGGAGGCCATCAACGGCGGCGCCAGCAGCTCGTTGGCCACGCGGGCCAATAAGGGGACATTGAGCATGGAGGACATCACCCTGGCCGCGCAAGCCGGCGACGCGCTGGCCATCACGCTGGTCCAGAAGTCGGCGCGTGTGGCGGGCGAGACCATCTCAGCCCTGGTGAACATGTTCAATCCCGGGGTCATTGTCATTGGCGGCGCCATGGGTTCCGCCGGTGAAGTCTTCCTGGCCGAGGTGCGCCAGCGCGTCTATGAACTGTCGCTGCCACTCGCCACCCGCGACCTCACCATCACCCTCTCCGTCAATGACCCGCGCGAACCGCTGCGCGGTGGAGCTGAACTGGCCCGCGAGCAGCTGTTCGATATCACCTTCCCGCGCTGGTTTGCGGACGGCCGGCCCTCACCGGAAAGGGCAGCAGTTCCCGCCTAA
- a CDS encoding C-glycoside deglycosidase beta subunit domain-containing protein: MLQTALREDALTNTPDGFELRIGLPWIRSMPLSSVSGLAVEVDGVGLGREDFEVNLGMREVPADALPEESGWWFVQDRLVVAGRRGLGPGVHAVSVDFQLLVPYLQGRPGSPLILPFHLEAWLELDRSAVQGVSRDVA, from the coding sequence ATGTTGCAAACAGCTCTGCGGGAAGATGCGCTCACCAATACTCCAGATGGCTTTGAGCTGCGGATCGGGCTGCCATGGATCCGCTCCATGCCGCTGTCCAGCGTCTCTGGCCTCGCCGTGGAAGTCGATGGCGTTGGGCTCGGTCGGGAGGATTTTGAGGTGAACCTCGGGATGCGGGAGGTGCCGGCGGATGCGCTCCCGGAAGAGTCCGGCTGGTGGTTCGTCCAGGACCGCCTCGTCGTGGCTGGCCGGCGCGGGCTTGGCCCGGGCGTGCATGCCGTCTCGGTCGACTTTCAGCTCCTGGTGCCCTACCTGCAGGGCCGGCCGGGCTCGCCGCTGATCCTGCCGTTCCATCTGGAGGCCTGGCTGGAACTGGACCGGTCTGCTGTTCAGGGGGTCTCCCGGGACGTTGCCTGA
- a CDS encoding restriction endonuclease subunit R produces MTGIPDAWTLCASAFNWTPEVTAAHRPALDIVTGIVADGVADTIELEPGLLWRSFPAPQGGEVDEFRDAMDKAKGNVSIVGASLDDFLSATQRRSTQQRLDFLVPQLQAARRVGAAGVRLPIGQAGAELLGLVQPLLHELDLVLYEEIQGQQVPESPAMAPALNTIAGLADDHVRVLVDISMLMPSLPASYLEELRRGGVPGELVTRLADEWRNPATLDAVKALLQSGNVPPRVHTLFMNLVIRFGRSDVSDLRSILPLVGGFHLKFWDLDDTDGRVSQPLRDLGGLLGSTGFAGTLTSEWGGHEWLQDDPTDITRRHLDLAASALAAGALGDGAAD; encoded by the coding sequence ATGACCGGAATTCCTGACGCCTGGACCCTCTGCGCGAGCGCCTTCAACTGGACTCCTGAAGTCACCGCAGCACACCGCCCCGCCCTGGATATCGTGACTGGCATAGTCGCTGATGGGGTGGCCGATACGATCGAACTCGAGCCCGGACTGCTGTGGCGGTCCTTCCCGGCCCCCCAAGGCGGCGAAGTGGACGAGTTCCGCGATGCCATGGACAAGGCAAAGGGGAACGTCAGCATCGTCGGTGCGAGCCTGGACGACTTCCTCTCAGCGACCCAGCGGCGATCCACCCAGCAGCGGCTGGACTTCCTGGTTCCCCAACTCCAGGCGGCCCGGCGGGTCGGGGCTGCCGGTGTCCGGTTGCCGATCGGCCAGGCCGGTGCCGAGCTGCTCGGCCTGGTACAGCCCCTGCTGCACGAATTGGACCTGGTGCTGTACGAGGAGATCCAAGGACAGCAGGTTCCCGAGAGCCCCGCCATGGCCCCTGCGCTGAACACGATCGCGGGGCTGGCGGACGATCATGTCCGGGTGCTCGTGGACATCAGCATGCTCATGCCCTCCCTGCCTGCCAGCTACCTCGAGGAACTCCGCCGCGGCGGCGTCCCCGGCGAGCTGGTGACCCGGCTGGCGGACGAATGGCGGAACCCTGCCACGCTGGACGCCGTGAAGGCCCTGCTGCAGTCCGGCAACGTGCCGCCCCGTGTCCACACGCTCTTCATGAACCTGGTCATCCGCTTCGGCCGCAGCGACGTCTCAGACCTTCGGAGCATCCTTCCCCTGGTTGGCGGTTTCCACCTTAAATTCTGGGACCTGGATGACACCGACGGACGTGTGTCGCAGCCGCTCCGCGACCTGGGGGGACTCCTGGGCAGCACCGGCTTTGCCGGCACCCTGACCAGTGAATGGGGCGGCCACGAGTGGCTCCAGGATGACCCCACCGACATTACGCGCCGGCACCTTGATCTCGCTGCCTCCGCGCTGGCTGCCGGTGCCTTGGGGGACGGAGCTGCCGACTGA
- a CDS encoding sugar phosphate isomerase/epimerase family protein, with product MARPITLFTGQWADLPFEEVARLAGEWGYDGLEIACWGDHLDPWRWDDTAYVQGKLDILERHGLKVWTIANHLKGQAVCDDPIDERHRGILPNIVWGDGDPEGVRRRAAEEMKNTARLAAKLGVKTVTGFTGSSIWKYVAMFPPASEKMVDAGYQDFADRWNPILDVFDEVGVRFAHEVHPSEIAYDYWTTQRALEAIGHREAFGLNWDPSHMVWQDIDPVGFLWDFKDRIYHVHCKDTKKRLSNGRNGRLSSHLAWADPRRGWDFISTGHGDVPWEDAFRMLNSIDYSGPLSVEWEDAGMDRLAGAPEALGFVRRLSSYEPSAAAFDAAFSTK from the coding sequence ATGGCACGACCAATAACGCTGTTCACCGGCCAGTGGGCTGACCTGCCGTTCGAGGAGGTGGCCCGGCTCGCCGGCGAGTGGGGCTATGACGGGCTGGAAATCGCCTGCTGGGGTGACCACCTGGATCCCTGGCGCTGGGACGACACGGCCTATGTGCAGGGAAAACTGGACATCCTTGAACGCCACGGCCTCAAGGTGTGGACCATCGCCAACCACCTCAAGGGCCAGGCGGTCTGCGACGACCCGATCGACGAACGGCACCGCGGCATCCTGCCGAACATCGTGTGGGGCGACGGGGATCCGGAAGGGGTGCGCCGCCGTGCCGCCGAGGAAATGAAGAACACCGCGCGGCTCGCCGCGAAGCTGGGCGTGAAGACGGTGACCGGCTTTACGGGCTCGTCCATCTGGAAATACGTGGCAATGTTCCCGCCTGCCTCTGAAAAGATGGTCGACGCCGGTTACCAGGATTTTGCGGACAGGTGGAATCCCATCCTTGACGTCTTTGACGAGGTCGGGGTCCGGTTCGCGCACGAGGTGCACCCGTCCGAGATCGCCTACGACTACTGGACCACGCAGCGCGCACTCGAGGCGATCGGGCACCGCGAGGCCTTTGGGCTGAACTGGGATCCGAGCCATATGGTGTGGCAGGACATCGACCCCGTGGGATTCCTCTGGGATTTCAAGGACCGGATCTACCATGTGCACTGCAAGGATACGAAGAAGCGCCTGTCCAACGGCCGCAACGGCCGGTTGTCCTCGCACCTGGCCTGGGCTGATCCGCGCCGCGGGTGGGACTTCATCTCCACCGGGCACGGTGACGTGCCGTGGGAGGATGCGTTCCGGATGCTGAATTCCATCGACTACAGCGGCCCGCTCTCCGTGGAGTGGGAGGACGCTGGCATGGACCGGCTGGCCGGGGCGCCCGAGGCACTCGGATTCGTCCGCAGGCTGTCCAGCTATGAGCCCTCCGCCGCCGCATTCGACGCGGCATTCAGCACGAAGTAG
- a CDS encoding Gfo/Idh/MocA family protein: protein MTLRVAMIGYGFMGAAHSQGWRTAPRVFDLPAEPEMTVVVGRNAEAVAEAAQKWGWAESATDWREVIARDDIDVVDIVTPGDSHAEIAIAALEAGKHVLCEKPLANTVAEAEAMAEAAERAAAKGIRTMVGFTYRRVPAVTFLRNLIAEGAVGTINQVRASYRQDWLVDPDMPLAWRLQKEHAGSGALGDIGAHAIDLAQFVTGLNLAKVSGVIDTIVKERPLLDSGSGLSGTAGVGKGQVTVDDIAIFTGRFESGALASFEASRFATGRKNALQIEVSGDKGALAFDLEDLNSVQFYDRTAPADRQGFRKILVTEAEHPYVSAWWPAGHMLGYEHGFSHQVKDLVEGIVGGTEPHSTFAEGLRVQRVLDAVERSSDNDSAWTSVGADAAVQAR from the coding sequence ATGACCCTGCGCGTGGCAATGATCGGATACGGCTTTATGGGTGCTGCCCACTCCCAGGGATGGCGCACGGCCCCGCGGGTGTTCGATCTGCCGGCGGAGCCCGAAATGACGGTCGTTGTCGGCCGGAACGCCGAAGCCGTGGCCGAAGCCGCCCAGAAGTGGGGCTGGGCCGAGTCAGCCACAGACTGGCGCGAGGTGATCGCCCGTGACGATATCGACGTCGTCGACATCGTCACCCCGGGTGACTCCCACGCCGAGATCGCGATCGCGGCACTTGAAGCGGGGAAGCACGTTCTGTGTGAAAAACCGCTGGCCAACACGGTCGCCGAGGCTGAAGCCATGGCCGAAGCGGCCGAGCGGGCAGCAGCAAAGGGAATCCGGACGATGGTGGGTTTCACCTACCGCCGGGTTCCGGCCGTCACCTTCCTCCGCAACCTCATCGCCGAGGGCGCCGTGGGGACCATCAACCAGGTGCGCGCCTCGTACCGGCAGGACTGGCTCGTCGATCCGGACATGCCGCTGGCCTGGCGCCTGCAAAAGGAACACGCCGGGTCCGGCGCGCTGGGGGACATTGGCGCCCACGCCATCGACCTCGCCCAGTTCGTGACCGGGCTGAACCTGGCGAAGGTGTCCGGCGTCATCGACACCATCGTGAAGGAACGCCCCCTTCTGGATTCTGGTTCCGGTCTTTCCGGCACTGCCGGCGTAGGCAAGGGCCAGGTCACCGTGGACGATATCGCCATCTTCACGGGCCGCTTCGAATCGGGCGCCCTGGCGTCGTTTGAGGCTTCGCGCTTTGCTACCGGACGCAAGAATGCGCTGCAGATTGAGGTCTCGGGCGACAAGGGTGCCCTGGCGTTCGACCTTGAGGACCTCAACAGCGTCCAGTTCTACGACCGCACTGCACCCGCGGACCGCCAGGGGTTCCGGAAGATCCTGGTCACTGAAGCGGAACACCCCTACGTTTCGGCGTGGTGGCCCGCCGGCCACATGCTCGGCTACGAGCATGGGTTCTCCCACCAGGTCAAGGACCTCGTGGAGGGTATCGTGGGCGGCACTGAACCGCATTCGACCTTCGCTGAGGGGCTCAGGGTGCAGCGTGTGCTCGACGCCGTCGAGCGCAGCTCCGATAATGACTCTGCCTGGACCAGCGTCGGAGCAGACGCTGCCGTTCAGGCCCGCTAA
- a CDS encoding C-glycoside deglycosidase beta subunit domain-containing protein has translation MATHNSLFKDTDVRRHPEGIAVTVQLPWYRSLWLSAVDDVAATVNGVEIPKESLRFELQGKSYSIAELPEQWETLWFVADRPDVIIPLDRVPDEGEEIDVEVVLTLRLLYMQIAPMRYVGNRVAVERKVVLA, from the coding sequence ATGGCAACTCACAACTCCCTGTTCAAGGACACCGACGTCCGCAGGCACCCAGAGGGCATTGCCGTGACGGTGCAACTGCCCTGGTACCGCAGTCTTTGGCTGTCCGCCGTTGACGACGTCGCCGCAACAGTCAACGGGGTGGAGATCCCCAAGGAATCCCTTCGCTTCGAGCTGCAGGGCAAGTCCTACTCCATTGCCGAGCTTCCCGAGCAATGGGAAACGCTGTGGTTCGTCGCGGACCGGCCCGATGTGATCATCCCGCTGGACCGCGTCCCGGACGAGGGCGAGGAGATCGACGTCGAAGTTGTCCTCACCCTCCGCCTGCTGTACATGCAGATCGCGCCCATGCGCTACGTCGGCAACCGGGTGGCAGTTGAGCGCAAGGTAGTGCTCGCATGA
- a CDS encoding nuclear transport factor 2 family protein produces the protein MTATNTELTTEVEELRRELGEALRLARRANDRGDIENLFNRYMYLHNAFEDEQIIPLWVKPGTPGVRARYTNAGQYTDYDSVVRYHQGRPSPVGKLILHYTTTPVIEVAADGKTAKGVWIITGNESGLTDPEVAKESPDYMYSPGEVQGKKVWAHWVWCKYAVDFLRQDGEWKIWKFRCYELLRAPFEENWISFAEKNQHAFALDLMYFGDDGKPVFMPPADEPVPTEYHPYSPSTRQTLDPAPPVPHDTFVDTFK, from the coding sequence ATGACTGCCACCAATACCGAGCTCACCACTGAGGTTGAGGAGCTGCGCCGTGAACTCGGCGAGGCACTCCGCCTGGCCCGCCGGGCCAACGACAGGGGTGACATCGAGAATCTGTTCAACCGCTACATGTATCTGCACAACGCCTTCGAGGACGAACAGATCATCCCGCTGTGGGTGAAGCCGGGCACGCCTGGCGTCCGTGCGAGGTACACCAACGCCGGGCAGTATACGGATTACGACAGTGTCGTCCGCTACCACCAGGGGCGTCCGTCCCCTGTGGGAAAGCTGATCCTGCACTACACCACGACGCCGGTGATCGAGGTGGCCGCCGATGGCAAGACCGCCAAGGGCGTCTGGATCATCACGGGCAACGAGTCCGGACTCACGGACCCGGAAGTGGCCAAGGAAAGTCCCGACTACATGTACTCACCCGGCGAAGTACAGGGCAAGAAAGTCTGGGCCCACTGGGTCTGGTGCAAGTATGCGGTGGACTTCCTACGGCAGGACGGTGAGTGGAAGATCTGGAAATTCCGGTGCTACGAGCTCCTCCGGGCGCCGTTCGAGGAAAACTGGATCAGCTTTGCGGAAAAGAACCAGCACGCCTTTGCCCTGGACCTCATGTACTTCGGCGACGACGGCAAGCCGGTCTTTATGCCGCCCGCCGATGAACCCGTGCCCACGGAGTACCACCCCTACAGCCCGTCAACACGGCAGACGCTGGATCCCGCCCCTCCTGTTCCCCACGACACCTTCGTCGACACGTTCAAGTAA
- a CDS encoding sugar phosphate isomerase/epimerase family protein, protein MSEGIAGSGIELGITLYSLTSEFAAGLYTPETLIKAVADEGLGPGVEFNIAQMLRTYPDVDDDFVRLWRDSMDRYGLTPSAVGTNLDMGRRKDRDMTPDEEYDFFARQLKTANKLGFNKIVIRSAGKELLGRLLPLAEKYDQKLGYEIHAPQGPNDPKILQIREMYAELGSDRLGFTADFSSTMHSLSPTLFRTLTQMGLPEEHFAVMQEIWRKPLPMQERNQEFEDYLNANNFDPARLGPFTRLAFNMHGLVPPEEWLDIMPQIFHVHAKFYDIDEHGNEPAMDIPRIVRQFVEGGYKGFLSSEWEGHAFADLGESDPIDLVKKQHTLMRRAVEESVVPA, encoded by the coding sequence ATGTCAGAAGGCATCGCAGGCTCGGGCATCGAGCTTGGCATTACCCTCTATTCACTCACCTCCGAGTTCGCCGCCGGACTCTACACGCCCGAGACCCTGATCAAGGCCGTCGCCGATGAAGGGCTCGGCCCCGGGGTCGAGTTCAACATCGCCCAGATGCTGCGCACCTACCCCGACGTCGACGACGACTTCGTCCGCTTGTGGCGGGACAGCATGGACCGTTATGGCCTGACCCCCAGCGCCGTGGGCACCAACCTGGACATGGGCCGGCGTAAGGACCGAGACATGACGCCCGACGAGGAGTACGATTTCTTCGCCAGGCAGCTCAAGACCGCCAACAAGCTGGGCTTCAATAAGATCGTCATCCGGTCCGCCGGCAAGGAACTGCTGGGGCGCCTTCTTCCCTTGGCAGAGAAGTACGACCAGAAGCTTGGCTACGAAATCCACGCCCCGCAGGGCCCCAACGATCCCAAGATCCTGCAGATCCGCGAAATGTACGCGGAACTGGGCAGCGACCGGCTCGGTTTCACGGCCGACTTCAGTTCCACCATGCACAGCCTCTCGCCCACGCTCTTCCGCACCCTGACCCAGATGGGCCTGCCCGAGGAGCACTTCGCCGTGATGCAGGAAATCTGGCGCAAGCCGCTGCCAATGCAGGAACGCAACCAGGAGTTCGAGGACTACCTGAACGCCAATAACTTTGATCCTGCACGCCTGGGCCCGTTCACCCGGCTGGCGTTCAACATGCACGGCCTGGTTCCGCCGGAGGAATGGCTGGACATCATGCCGCAGATCTTCCACGTGCACGCCAAGTTCTACGACATCGACGAGCACGGCAACGAGCCCGCGATGGACATTCCGCGCATCGTGCGGCAATTCGTCGAGGGCGGCTACAAGGGCTTCCTGTCCAGCGAGTGGGAGGGGCACGCGTTCGCTGACCTTGGCGAGTCCGATCCGATCGACCTGGTCAAGAAGCAGCACACCCTGATGCGCCGCGCCGTCGAGGAATCCGTCGTTCCAGCCTAA